The DNA region TACAATAATGATTTATTTGTAAGCTTGTCTCAAGCCAATCAGCGGATTTATAAGTTTCCGAACTATGGTCCAGATCCTGTACAGTCGATCGCCAATGTTTCCCAGGTTACTAATCTTTCGTCGGATTACGTCGGGATAGCTTTTGATTCGATGGGGAACCTCTATGCTTCAGAAGGACCGGCTTATCTGAATACAAATATTTATAAATATACCATTGCAGACAAGTACGCCACAAGAGTTAATTTAGGAAACGGTGGAGTCACTTCTTATTTCTCCAATATTACTTTTGACGCGGCAGGAAATCTTTGGGCAAGTGATTATCTCAATAACAGAATTGTGGCTATAAAAACCGCAAATCTTAACACGGTCGGTGCACAGATGCATTCGTTCTACACCAATTCTTTAAGTTGGGCAGCAAATGGAGGAGTTGCATCAAATGACGACGTGAATCTTAAGTCAAAGAATATTGTCAGATTGTTTAATTTGCCGGAAGGTGTGGCTTTTGATAATCAGGGAATTTATGGGTAGCCAATAACAGTGATAATACTGTAAATGCCGCAGGAACTATCGTGAAGATTACCCCAACGAAACTTAATCAAATTTTAGCGGTAAACGGCGGCATTTCGGCTCTCCCTAATGAAAGTAACTCTGCAACTGGTTTCTATATATGGAATTTGCCCAATGGACCCAACGGACATCCAAAACTGGGAGGTATGCAAATCGACAAAGCCAAAGCGAGACTTTATGTGAGCGATCAAAATAACGGATCAGGGATGTGGTTTCGATCAGCAGATTGGCATTTTTCAACAGTTCTGTAGAATCACGGGTCATCTCGAACCATTTTTGCGATTAGGTT from Chryseobacterium suipulveris includes:
- a CDS encoding NHL repeat-containing protein, which codes for MKTKIYLFAAIVSAIISMKAQIHPGNSLVVPEFGTGLSKTYVSNGAFQVIAKPYFTINLKTVPNSLATNAGPNTVAMYNNDLFVSLSQANQRIYKFPNYGPDPVQSIANVSQVTNLSSDYVGIAFDSMGNLYASEGPAYLNTNIYKYTIADKYATRVNLGNGGVTSYFSNITFDAAGNLWASDYLNNRIVAIKTANLNTVGAQMHSFYTNSLSWAANGGVASNDDVNLKSKNIVRLFNLPEGVAFDNQGIYG